The following proteins come from a genomic window of Anabrus simplex isolate iqAnaSimp1 chromosome 7, ASM4041472v1, whole genome shotgun sequence:
- the LOC136877414 gene encoding uncharacterized protein isoform X3, which yields MASIPQGAYAAWKVHRNMMKDLSEDCPIMGKKNDSEKSIPSQYHFPQRNKILLDHHPAKYNSKMMNSIWGLYNRYSVHNLKKITDGDEELGLGVQQQTAVATPKAIPSSSSLKGGSTKGPQALATWEILLNGHTY from the exons ATGGCCTCAATTCCCCAAGGTGCCTATGCAGCTTGGAAAGTGCATAGGAACATGATGAAAGATCTTAGTGAAGATTGTCCAATCATGGGGAAGAAGAATGACTCGGAGAAGTCCATCCCATCCCAGTACCACTTTCCACAAAGGAACAAGATAT TGCTGGACCACCATCCAGCCAAGTACAACAGTAAGATGATGAATAGCATCTGGGGACTCTATAATCGGTACTCAGTACACAACTTGAAAAAGATCACCGATGGAGATGAGGAGCTCGGTTTGGGAGTGCAGCAGCA GACTGCTGTTGCCACTCCCAAAGCCATCCCTTCAAGCTCTAGCTTGAAGGGAGGTTCTACCAAAGGTCCACAAGCCCTTGCAACATGGGAAATACTCTTGAATGGACATACTTATTGA